The genome window TCCTGGCGGTCTGGTTCGGGCTCCACCTGGCCAACAGCCTCACCACGCCGATCCAGGAACTGGCCGAGGCGACCCGGCAGGTGGCCGAGGGGAACCTGGATATCCGCCTGGGCCAGCGGACCGACGACGAACTGGGCATGCTGGTGGCCGCCTTCAACAAGATGACCGACGACCTGCGGAGCAACCAGTTGGCCCTGAAAAACGCCAACGACGAGCTGTCGCGCAGCAACCAGGAACTGGAGCAGCGACGACGCCACATGGAGATCGTGCTCCGCAACGTGGCGGCCGGGGTCATCGCGGTGGACCGGGGGGGGGCGATAACCACCATCAATACCTCTGCGGCCCGGCTCCTGCAGATCGACACGCCCCGGGCCGTGGGCCACAACTTCCGGGAGGTGCTCAAGGGAGAGCAGCTCGACATCGTGAAGGGGGTCCTGCGGGACATGGTCATGGCCAAAAAGGACAGCATCAGCCGCCAGATCACGGTGCCGGTGCGGGACAGCCGGGCCACGTTCCTCTTCAACCTGTCGGTGCTGCGGGACGAAAGCGGCGAATTCCTCGGCACCGTGGTGGTCTTCGACGACATGACCCAGTTGATCAAGGCCCAGCGGATGGCCGCCTGGCGCGAGGTGGCCCGCCGCATCGCCCACGAGATCAAAAACCCCCTGACCCCGATCCAGCTCTCGGCCCAGCGGCTGCGCAAGCGCTACCTTCCCCGCTTCGGCGACGAGGACCGGGTCTTCGACGAGTGCACGGCCATGATCGTCAAGTCCGTTGACGAGTTGAAGACCCTGGTGGACGAGTTCTCCAACTTCGCCCGGATGCCCGCAGCCCACCCCTCTCCCAACGATCTGAACGCCGTCATCCGCGAGGCGGTCACCCTGTTCCGGGAAGGGCACCGGCGGGTGGCGTTCGGCTTCAGTGCCGACGACCGGCTGCCCCAGTTGCAACTGGACCGGGACCAGATCAAGCGGGTCTTCATCAACCTCCTGGACAACGCCGTGGCCGCCATGGGGGGGACGGGCGAGGTCCGGATCGTGAGCCGCTTCGACCCTGAGCTTAAAATGGCGGTGGTGACCGTGGCCGATACGGGACCGGGCATCCCGCCGGAGGACAAGCCGCGGGTCTTCGAGCCCTACTTCTCCACCAAGGCGTCGGGCACCGGGCTGGGACTCGCCATTGTCAGCAACATCATCACCGACCATCACGGGTTCATCCGGGTGCGGGACAACGAGCCCGGAGGGACCAGGTTCGTCATTGAACTACCCGTGACGGGATAGAGAGGATTACGTGAACGAAACGATACTCGTCGTGGACGACGAACAGGACATCCGCACGGCCCTGGCCGGCATTCTGGAAGACGAGGGGTACCGGACCGCCTTCGCGCGGGACGGCGTCGAGGCCCTGGAGACGGTCCAGAAGGATCGGCCCGACTTGGTGCTTTTGGACATCTGGATGCCGAGGCTGGACGGCATGGAGACCCTGCAGCGGCTCAAGGCGTCCGATCCCGGGCTCACGGTGGTCATGATGTCGGGCCACGGCACCATTGAAACGGCAGTGAAGTCCACCAAGATGGGGGCCTTCGACTTCATCGAAAAACCCCTTTCCCTGGAAAAGATCCTGGTCACGGTCCGTAACGGCCTGGACGCGAGACGGCTCCGGGCCGAAAACGATTCGTTGCGCGCCCTGAGCTTCAGGGGGCACGAGATCGTGGGGGAATCGGAGGCCATGGGCCGGCTGCGGGAACAGGTCCGGCTGGCCGGGCCAGCCGACGCGCCGGTGCTCATCATCGGCGAAAACGGAGCGGGCAAAGAACTGGCGGCCCGGTCGCTGCACTACCACAGCCCCCGCCGCGACAAGCCCTTCGTGGAGCTCGACTGCGCCGCCCTGCCCGAAGAACTCATCGACAGCGAACTCTTCGGCCACGAAAAGGGCTTTGCCGGCGCCGCAACCCAGAAGAAGGGAAAGCTCGACCTGGCCAACGGCGGCACCATGTTTCTGGATGAAATAGGCGACATGCCGCCCCGGACCCAGGCAAAACTCCTGCGCCTCATCCATGAGCGGAAATTCGAACGGGCGGGCGGGGCCCGGTCCATCGAGGCGGATGTGCGCATCATGGCCGCCAGCACCCGGAACCTGGAGGACGAGGTCCGAGCGGGACGCTTCAGCGCCGACCTGTTCTACCGGCTGAACGTGGTCAGCCTGGCAGTGCCGCCGCTGCGGGAGCGGCGGGAGGACATCGTGCCGCTGGCGGAGCACTTCCTCGACATCTTTGCCCGCCGGGAGGGCCAGGAGTGCAAGACCATGCCTCCCGAGGCGCTGGCCGTCCTGGCCCGGCACGACTGGCCCGGCAACGTGCGGGAGCTGCGCACCATCGTGGAGCGGCTCGTCATCATGACCCCGGGGCGGGTGATAACCCCTGACCTGATTCCCCCGTCGGTTGGCGGAGGCGCGGACCGCGAGGGTGGCCTGCCCCGGAGCGAAGCCGCCCTGGAGCCCTCGTCGCTCCGGGAGGCGCGGGAAGAATTCGAGCGGGAATTCATTATTCAGAAACTGGAGGAGTACGGCTGGAACATCTCCCGCACCGCCGACGCCATCGAGCTGGAGCGGAGCAACCTCTACCGCAAGATGAAGAGTTACGGGATCGACGCGAAAAAGTGACGGGCAGATCCATTCGCACGAAAGAGGGCCGTCTCCCCCAGGGGGAGACGGCCCTCTTTTCTTCAGATCGCGGACGCTACTTCTTGATCACGCAGTCGATGATGGCGTTGATCCGCCGGTTGAGGGCCCGGCCCTCGGCCGTGGAGTTGTAGGCGATGGGCCGGCTGAAGCCGTATCCCTTGGCGGAAAGGCGCGCGCGCTCGATGCCGAAGTGTTCCACAAGGTAATTGACCACCGCCTCGGCCCGGCGCTGGGAGAGCTTCATGTTGTGATCGGCGGTGCCGACCCGGTCGGTGTGCCCTTCGATGATGGCCGTGGTGGTCGGGTTCTGCTTCATGAAATCGCCCACCTTGGCGATCTCGCCGCGGAACTGGGGCTTGATGTCCCACTTGTCCGTGTCGAACTGGACCTTCAGGGCGATGCAGAGCCGGTCCGGCAGGGCCGCGATGACCTTGGGGTTCTCCAGGGCGCAGTCGATGATCGCCTCGATCCGGCGGTTGCGCTGCTTGCCCGCCTCGGTGGCATTGTCGGCGATGGGGCGGGTCTTGCCGAAGCCCCGGGCGGAGAGGCGCGACCTGTCGATGCCGAAATTGTCCGCCAGGTAGTTGACCACGCTTTCGGCCCGCCGCTGGGAGAGCTTCATGTTGTAGGCGTCGTCCCCCACATTGTCGGTGTGCCCCTCAATCACGGCCGTGGTCGTGGGATACTCCTTCAGGAAGTCCGCCACCCGCTTCACCTCGTCGTGGTATTGGGGACGGACGTCGGCCTTGTCGATGTCGAATTCCATGTTGAGGGTGATGCAGTACTTCATAAGGCCCGGCGTCGGCTCGGCAGCATGGGTACCGGCGCGGGCTCGGGTTCGACCGCGGGTGCCGGGGCTGGAGCCGGCGCGGGAGCGGCAGCCGGCGGAACGGCCCTTGCCGCCGGGGCGGCGCCGCCGAACAGAACGCTCAAGCCAACCGTGTACTCGACGTTGCTGTACGAGTAGCCCAGATCGAAGATACCCCGCACGTCGCCCCGCAACGCCGCGGCGTCGGTGATGAAATACTTGACCCCACCGCCGTAGGTGAGGATGCCGTCGGTGCGGTCCCGGCCGTTGGAGCCGGCGGCGTAGTCAAGGGTCGTCCCCCCTGCGCCGGCCGCCAGGAACGGCACCAGGGAGCTTTCCGGCATGAAATGGTAGAGCCCCTCAAGACGGTAGGTGTAGGAGTCCACGTCGGCCTTGCTGCCCCTGGTTTCCTCGGCCGGGGAAAAGCCGAACACGGTCTCAACCCCCCAGGCGGGGGTAAAGTTGTATCCGCCCCGGACGCCGAAGGTGGGCGCTGTGCGGATGTGCTGCTCCCCGTCGAAGGTATAGCCTCCGAAGTAGGGACTGAGCGAAAATGAACCGGCCCTGTTCTCCGCTGTTGCCGTCGACGCGACCAGCAGGGCGACGGCGAACGCGGCACCAACGATGGTTCTCACCTTCATGGCAACCTCCCTGTAGACAGGCAACGAGTATCGGGACACATCCCGTTCAAACTTTACCAATGTGCAGATAATTGTCAAACTACGTCGCACAGTTACATGCCACGCACCTCCGTACTGGCAGGAGAAACCCATTGACAGGCGGAGCGGCCGCCGGTATAAATGGCGTCGCTCAAACCAGCGCGAGGAAATGTCATGACCCTTCTCGACACCATCCTGGACGCAAACAGGAAGTTCGTCAGCCCCGGCGTGTTCCCCCCCCTGGCCAAGAACCCGAAAAAGCAGTTTGCCATCTTCACCTGCATGGACACCCGGCTGGTGGATTTCCTGGAACCGGCCATGGGTATCAAGCGGGGCGACGCGAAGGTTATCAAGAATGCCGGCAACACCATAGTGGATCCCCTCAGCGGCGGCGTCATCAGGAGCCTCGTGGCGGCGGTGTTCATGCTCGGCGTGGAGGAGATCTTCGTCATCGGCCACCGGGACTGCGGCATGGCGGCGGTGGACTCCGACGATCTCCGGCAGCGGATGGTGGCGCGCGGCATCGACCCGTCCGTCATCGAGACCCAGGTGCCTGACCTGGCCCAGTGGATGGGTGCTTTTTCATCTCCCGAGGAAAACGTGGCCCGCGTCACGTCGGTGATCCGCCAGAACCCCCTCATCCCGCGGGACGTACCGGTCCACGGCCTCATTTTCTGTCCCAACGACGGCCACCTTGAGGTAATCGTCAGGGGATACTGATCCCCCGGCTCGCGAGGATCCCCATGCCCAGGAACCACCTGCCGTTCAGTGCCAGCGAACTGGAAGCGCTGCCCCTGTTTCGCTTCGTCCCCCTCGAATGCATCGAAGGCATTCTTGAGCACAGCCGCGTGGTCAGCCTGGGGCGGGGTGAGCGCTTCGAACCCGCCGGCCCCCTGGGCCACGCCATCCACCTGATCCTGGAGGGCCGCCTGGCCGTCTACTACGACGTCCGGGAACGGGACGACACCCCCCTTCATCTGGAGCGGGGCGACATCGTCGGCCAGAGCCTCGTTTCCGGCGAGCCGGAAGTCCCCTGCACCCTGGCGGCCACTGAAGACACGCGGCTCATGGTTCTTGAGGAGGACCTGATCTGGTCCCTGGCCCAGGCATCCCACGCAGCCGCCTGCAACCTGCTCGGCATCCTCCTGCGCGGCAGGGGGGGCTCTTCCCTGGGAAGTTTCTCGGGCACTGTCCGCGATTATGCCCTCCGCAACCAGGCGGTGGTGGACCCCCTTACCGGTTTCCAGAGCAGGCGGTGGCTCGAGGAAATCCTCTCGCGCCAGGTGGATCGCTTCACCGCCAGCGGCCGTCCCCTGTCCCTGGTGATGATCGACATCGACGGCTTTCGCGCGTTCAACGAACGCCACGGCCGCACCGGCGGCGACCGGGCCCTGCACGACGTCGCCCAAACCCTCCGGAACTCCCTCCGCCCCGGCGAACTGGTGGCGCGCTACGGGGGCGACACCTTCGCGGTGCTCCTCCCCGAAACGGAACCGTCCACCGCAGGATGATCGCGGACCGGCTCAGGCAGCGCCTGATGCATACGGTCATCGACATGGGGGACGGAACCATGCTGCCGCCGCTCTCCATTTCAGCGGGAGTGGCTGGAGCCACCCCCGGCATAGATGGCCCCGCCCTTGCGGAAAGCGCGCTGGCAGCGCTTGACAGGGCAAAGGCTGCGGGAGGCAACACCGTTTCCCGCTAACTCTCTCCCGCCCTTAATGTATACACGTTATTGTTTCCGCACTCCTCATGCTACAATGACGTCGGCTTGCATCGGCACCAACTGTCAGCGTAGTCGGAGACGTGGAGCTCCCCTATGGACGTACCCCTGAAAAGGTGGCGCGGATGCGCCGTTTTTCGTCCCGCCCTTGCCGCGCGGCGGGACATGCTTTCCCTCTACCTGGACGCCGGGTACCCGACCACCCTGATCCTCTCCCTGGCGCCGCCGGGCAGCGGCACCGACGACCGAGACGAAGCAGTCCTGTCGATTACCTTCCGAAATCTGGTGAAGGTGCTCCCCGAGCTGCTCAACCTCAAGAAATCTGGTGACAAAGACGATGCATATGCTATCATGCACGTCCCTCTGGACGCGACTGAGGCTAAAAAACGCTGTATTGCCCTGGAGATGGGAACGCCTTTTTCGCGGCTCATCGATCTGGATGTGTACGATGGCAGCGGAACCCGGCTTAGCCGGGCGCTCCTCGGACTCACCCCTCGTCCTTGTCTCGCGTGCGGCCAACGGGCCGCCGACTGCATCCGCCACCGGCACCCCACCCCGGCGGAGAGACCCGGGAGGCTCCATGAACTCCTCGCGCATCTTCGAGATTGAGCAGTTTGCCCAGTCCCTCGTCAAGGGAGGGGCCATGGCGCTCTATCTGACGCCGAAACCGGGGCTCGTGGACCTTGCCGACCAAGGCTCCCACCCTGATCTTTCACTCGACAAGATGGAGCGGTCGCTTCACATCCTGGGTGACTACCTGGCGGAGCTGATCCGCTCGCTTACCGACGGGGAGCGCTTCCTCTGCCAGGCAGTGATTGGCCGGCGGGCCGAAGAGGTCATGATGGAGGAGCTGGGCTCCAACACCCTCAAGGGCTACTTGTTCCTGAGCGGGCTGTTGCTGGTTGCCCGCTGGCGATGCGACTCCGATGACGAAAAGCGGTTGAACCGGGCGGTGTCCGAGCTGGGCGAGGAATTCTTCGCCCTGCGCCGCGATCAGGCAACCAACGGCCATTCGGCCCGCTCCCGCTTCGGCGCCGGCGGCGTCGTGCACGAGGTCCTGGACGGACTCCCTTCCCTGTTCACCTGCGCCGTGCCGGCGTATCTGACTGCCATCGAACGGACCGGCTGCTTCACCAGTGCCTCCTTTGCCATGCTTGCCCGCCTCATGCAAACGGTGGACGACACCACCACCCTCCACCGCTGCGGCACCATGGGACTGGCCCGGCTGCGGCGCGACGGCCAGACCCTGGAGCGGCTCATTGCCGAGGGGGGAGATCCGGTCGCGTTTCTCACGGAACTCAACCGCAAGTACGTGCGGATGAATCTCACCATGGGCGGCGTCGCCGACATCCTCGGCCTGGCCTACGGCTACCTCGTGGCCACGGGACGGCTGGCTGGCGCGTCGGAAACCACCCGCTCCAGAAACTCCAAGCCGCGGCTGCGCCTCTGCATGGGCGACGCCTGAGGACCTCCCCGGGTCCTTGGCGCACTGCCGCACTCATCCTTCATGCTCCTGAGACTCTTCCTCATCTTCAGCGTCGTTCCGATCATAGAGCTCTACCTCCTCATCAGGGTGGGCAAACTGATCGGCGCCCTGCCCACCGTGGCCCTGCTGCTGGTCGTCAGCCTCGCCGGCGCCTGGCTGGTCCGCTCCCAGGGCTTCGTGATCCTGCGCCGCATCCAGGATGAGCTGGCCCTGGGGCGGCTCCCGGCCGCCGGCCTGCTCGACGGCGCGCTGGTTCTCCTGGGAGGGCTGCTCCTCCTGACCCCCGGCTTTTTCAGCGACGTGGTCGGCCTGTTCTTCATCGTCCCCCCCACCCGCGCCGTCATCAAGCAGTTCCTGGGCCTCTGGCTCCAGAACAGGCTCGCCCGCGGCCAGTTCGTGATCCGCAGGTTCTGACCCTCTTCCTGCCGTTTCGTTGCATCCCCGCCGGATTGCGGTACGCTTTTCCCTGCTGGTCACTATCGCCGTCAGGAGGAGCTTTGTCATGAACGTTCTCATTGTCTACTATTCCATGTACGGACACATCCATCGCATGGCCGAGGCCGTGGCCGAGGGGGTCCGCGAGGTGCCCGGCGCCGAAGCGGTGCTGCGCCGCGTGCCCGAAACGCTGCCGCCCGACGTGCTGGAAAAGATGGGCGCCGTCGAACCCCAGAAGGCCTTTGCCCACATCCCGGTGGCCACGGTGGACGAGCTTGCCTCGGCGGACGCCATCATCTTCGGCACACCAACCCGCTTCGGCAACATGTGCGGCCAGATGCGCCAGTTTCTGGACGCCACCGGCGGGCTCTGGGTGAAGGGCTCCCTCGTGGGCAAGGCCGCCGGCGTCTTCACCAGTTCCGCCACCCAGCACGGGGGCCAGGAATCCACCATCCTCACCTTCCACACCTTCCTCCTCCACCAGGGGATGGTCATCGTGGGGCTCCCCTATACCTTTGCCGGCCAGACGCGGATCGACGAAATCACCGGCGGCTCCCCCTACGGCGCGTCCACCATAGCCGGCGGCCAGGGG of Geobacter anodireducens contains these proteins:
- a CDS encoding PAS domain-containing sensor histidine kinase, translated to MDRQTTDSTPAATPAERERIKRRREGIVIALSVLLILVLTRVEIHLSRISSDVPMGSNFLIFGVINVIILLIILLIYLLFRNVAKLLMERRGKALGANLRTKLVIAFVSLSIIPTMLLFFVSATYVNQSIRNWFNTQIENSLSESLEVAQTYYRNSAANALYYGNQISAIIRDQRLLNDENLPQMKELIRQKQKEYNLGIVEVYSAQNEELVRAANPGLPLGEFTNPSSEDIKQGLNGKELTRVNTVGKADLIRGIVPIYSTYRADEVVGAVVVNYFVPYSLVEKMREITASYEQFRQLKILKNPIRSGYILALFLITMVIIFLAVWFGLHLANSLTTPIQELAEATRQVAEGNLDIRLGQRTDDELGMLVAAFNKMTDDLRSNQLALKNANDELSRSNQELEQRRRHMEIVLRNVAAGVIAVDRGGAITTINTSAARLLQIDTPRAVGHNFREVLKGEQLDIVKGVLRDMVMAKKDSISRQITVPVRDSRATFLFNLSVLRDESGEFLGTVVVFDDMTQLIKAQRMAAWREVARRIAHEIKNPLTPIQLSAQRLRKRYLPRFGDEDRVFDECTAMIVKSVDELKTLVDEFSNFARMPAAHPSPNDLNAVIREAVTLFREGHRRVAFGFSADDRLPQLQLDRDQIKRVFINLLDNAVAAMGGTGEVRIVSRFDPELKMAVVTVADTGPGIPPEDKPRVFEPYFSTKASGTGLGLAIVSNIITDHHGFIRVRDNEPGGTRFVIELPVTG
- a CDS encoding Fis family transcriptional regulator produces the protein MNETILVVDDEQDIRTALAGILEDEGYRTAFARDGVEALETVQKDRPDLVLLDIWMPRLDGMETLQRLKASDPGLTVVMMSGHGTIETAVKSTKMGAFDFIEKPLSLEKILVTVRNGLDARRLRAENDSLRALSFRGHEIVGESEAMGRLREQVRLAGPADAPVLIIGENGAGKELAARSLHYHSPRRDKPFVELDCAALPEELIDSELFGHEKGFAGAATQKKGKLDLANGGTMFLDEIGDMPPRTQAKLLRLIHERKFERAGGARSIEADVRIMAASTRNLEDEVRAGRFSADLFYRLNVVSLAVPPLRERREDIVPLAEHFLDIFARREGQECKTMPPEALAVLARHDWPGNVRELRTIVERLVIMTPGRVITPDLIPPSVGGGADREGGLPRSEAALEPSSLREAREEFEREFIIQKLEEYGWNISRTADAIELERSNLYRKMKSYGIDAKK
- a CDS encoding carbonic anhydrase — its product is MTLLDTILDANRKFVSPGVFPPLAKNPKKQFAIFTCMDTRLVDFLEPAMGIKRGDAKVIKNAGNTIVDPLSGGVIRSLVAAVFMLGVEEIFVIGHRDCGMAAVDSDDLRQRMVARGIDPSVIETQVPDLAQWMGAFSSPEENVARVTSVIRQNPLIPRDVPVHGLIFCPNDGHLEVIVRGY
- a CDS encoding apo-citrate lyase phosphoribosyl-dephospho-CoA transferase — protein: MDVPLKRWRGCAVFRPALAARRDMLSLYLDAGYPTTLILSLAPPGSGTDDRDEAVLSITFRNLVKVLPELLNLKKSGDKDDAYAIMHVPLDATEAKKRCIALEMGTPFSRLIDLDVYDGSGTRLSRALLGLTPRPCLACGQRAADCIRHRHPTPAERPGRLHELLAHLRD
- a CDS encoding 2-(5'-triphosphoribosyl)-3'-dephospho CoA synthase; this translates as MNSSRIFEIEQFAQSLVKGGAMALYLTPKPGLVDLADQGSHPDLSLDKMERSLHILGDYLAELIRSLTDGERFLCQAVIGRRAEEVMMEELGSNTLKGYLFLSGLLLVARWRCDSDDEKRLNRAVSELGEEFFALRRDQATNGHSARSRFGAGGVVHEVLDGLPSLFTCAVPAYLTAIERTGCFTSASFAMLARLMQTVDDTTTLHRCGTMGLARLRRDGQTLERLIAEGGDPVAFLTELNRKYVRMNLTMGGVADILGLAYGYLVATGRLAGASETTRSRNSKPRLRLCMGDA
- a CDS encoding exlusion protein FxsA, which codes for MLLRLFLIFSVVPIIELYLLIRVGKLIGALPTVALLLVVSLAGAWLVRSQGFVILRRIQDELALGRLPAAGLLDGALVLLGGLLLLTPGFFSDVVGLFFIVPPTRAVIKQFLGLWLQNRLARGQFVIRRF
- a CDS encoding NAD(P)H-quinone oxidoreductase, whose protein sequence is MNVLIVYYSMYGHIHRMAEAVAEGVREVPGAEAVLRRVPETLPPDVLEKMGAVEPQKAFAHIPVATVDELASADAIIFGTPTRFGNMCGQMRQFLDATGGLWVKGSLVGKAAGVFTSSATQHGGQESTILTFHTFLLHQGMVIVGLPYTFAGQTRIDEITGGSPYGASTIAGGQGERLPSENDLAGARFQGRHVAQIAAKLNG